From the genome of Plectropomus leopardus isolate mb chromosome 9, YSFRI_Pleo_2.0, whole genome shotgun sequence:
ACACACTGCTCGCAGTGGAGGTCATCCGATGCCAGCTGGCAGCACTGAGTTTGTGGTTGATTtcctaaaaatgtgtgtgttcttaGTCCCTCATGTTGGAACAGACAGACCTTATATGAAATAGCTGCAAACGAGTTTCGTCGTTTGCAGCTATATTGTTATTGAAAAGAATAACCTTTTAAATTAACCCAACAGGACTTCTAATTAATTAGAACATGACAAAtagtgatttattttctttccttttcagCTTTCCAGCTGTCACATGGCACTGAGGTGAAAGTCACTGACAAAGACAACAAGTTGTGCCTCTACGCTAAACTAATGGTCAACTTCTCAGTCTCATATGACAGAACTGACAATACGGTGAGTGTCTTGTTCGGTATATTTAGTACATCAGGCTACACAGTATCTTCATGAAGTTACTCTATAGAAAAGCAGCTCTGCTCTTATCATGTCGCCTCACCAGCGTGACTATCAGACAACTGTAGTGTAAGCAAATGTCACCATGGAAAGGGGAAATGAGGAGACTCACTACAAAGCAAATAGATTCTTGCAATTCAGCATTTTAGTCAGAGTTTTCCTGGTGGGTATCCTGCAGTTGTTATGTCCTGTCTTCTCACTAGTGAGCTGttgtgatttaaaacaaatatatttttaaaaagcagctcatAGATATGTATGAACATTTGAGAAATTtactaaactttatttataattaactTTAATAAAGCATTCATATCAGACTGCGGCCTATTAAAATAATGCTAAAGCCATAAACTGGAAATTGTGGGTGATTTATAAGATAAGAAAAtgtttactctttttttcttaagaataagacatatttaaattattgttctTTGTCAACAACATCGTTTGAACAATTAAAATACACTCCCCACTGACCGGCGGGCTCTGGCGTCTCTGATATCAGTTCAGCATGCTgaatcaaccaaaaaaaagccaacaagggcCGACTAGTACCAATTAGGTTTACATAGTATGAAATTTTTTTAGTAAGGTAacagtctcagaaaatatcacggTTTCACTgtacaaactgtaaaactagggcAATAAACACTCATGAATGATGATGTTTAGTGTCAGTGTATCTATCACAGGAAGTAAAACTCAAGTTTTTTCATTGAGATCTGTGAAGTTTGCTTTAAACATCAAACACACGTAATTAAAGGTTACAAAAGGTTACACTCTGTTCTCTTTTAGAGTGCACCAGCTGAGTTTGAACTTCCTGATAAAGTCACATCAGATGGAAGTACGTGTGATACCACGAGCTCAAATTTGAAGATTAATTTTGGAGAAGGACACTCCTGGAGTATGAACTTCACCATGAATGGGAAAGTGTATCAGATAGACACCATCACCTTCTCCTACAACCTCAGCGACGCAACAGTCTTCCCAAAAGCATCATCGAATGGTAACTGATACACCTCACAGTgcaaaccaaaaatacacacatagaTGAACGGCCTTGTACTGatcctgatgtgtttttaatttccgATAGAAACTCTATCTGTCTTCGTGAAGCCTCACATTACAGACGTCGACGTGAACACCTGCTACTCCTGCAATAGTAAAGAAATGATTGAAAGTGAATTGGTCAATCAGACGCTGTGGGACGTGCTCATACAGGCTTTTGTCACAAACAACGCCACGAGTGAAAACAGTAAGTGCAGATGCAGCATGACATCTCATCTTGCCTCTAACATTTCTCTTCTGTTCACATTAAATCTCCGTTCTCTCACACAGTTACTTCTTGTGCTGCCGACGTGCCCACAACCTCCGTTGCCCCCACCACTCATGCCACCAGCACTGCAGCTCCGGTCACAAACGCttcatccaccacccctcctataaccaccccaaccccccccctccctACTCCCGCCACTGGGGAGTACATCGTGAAGTCAGATGAAAACAGCACAGCCTGTCTGATGGCCAACTTCGGCCTGCAGGTTACTTTCAAGCAAGCAGAGGTATGCTCATTAAGTCAGGATTGTTGTAATCTTGATTTCCAGATGTTATACTGGTGATCTTCCATGTTcctttttgttgatttgattCCCGTCTTTTCCCTTAATGTTCCAAGATGAACTTGGACCCAAATGGGACCAAAAGCTCCGGATCATGTGGAGTCAACGTCAGTGAGCTGGTGCTGGAGTCGAGCACAATGACCGTCATCCTCACTTTCACCAACGTAAGTTTGAAAAACGTGTAGGTCACATTTTATCAGGTTTTGAAGGGCTGTGATTGATCGATGCCTCTGATGTCTCAGTATAGTAATCACAACTGTCATTCTCAGCCGCTATAACAATATCAGTAAATGAATAATGGAGAACTGAGTGGTTGCAGAGTCTCTCCTTAATTAGGGAGACAATTGTTgatctcaacatttttttgctgttaataCTGTCACTGTTATCTATTGTTTACTTATTGCAGTTGGCTTaggtgtatttattttgtgaatgtgttatGTGAATATGTTAATagagttttttgattttttgatatatatatttaaatatactgtaaactgTTAAGAGTTGATATATGCTTCAATTTCAAGCTTAATTTTGCCtctacaattaaaaaaaaaagaaagaaaaaggattgGTTCAGGCACCGGTAccattttaaaagaataatttttaATTGGTAATTAGTAAGTAGTAATAGTAAgtaataagtaagtaagtaatatTAGATCCGTTTTcggtgtacttttttttttttttttttttttttttttttacagaattttttattttgcagtcaTGCTATTTGTACACTACTTGTACTAACAGTATCGTTTCCAGTATTATTTCCATCGTTTATCGGGTCAGTGTGGAACTGAGGTGTAATTCAAAGGTCACCTTTTATTGCGTCAATAAATACACCTACATCGGCTTCACAACAATCTGTAATCTgatgttcatgtttattttcatcCTAAACTCAAATATGTGGTTATCATCTTTCCATCTTTATTGTTTCGTACTTCTGGGTAGGAGTCACTGCATCTGATAGATAAACAAATGCTTGAACACGGTGACTGACTTTATGTGACTTCACAGAAATGGACAGGAtgcaacaaaatgtgaaatgttcaCTGACAGTATCACTCATCCCAGTAAAAAGAGAAGGGAAATGTTCCTTCAGGTCATCCCAGATGCTGAGTCTGTATTAGCCTTTGGTTATTAAGAGAGCTGAAAtgttcatttattaaaaatactttCTATTTATGCATGTTTCTATTTTCCATCTAACAGGACACAAAGAAATTCCGCCTACACGCTCTGAACATCACCGGAAAGACCAACTCTGGTAATTAGAAGAATCACATCTACATACATAGACCAGACGCCACAATGAGCACCCAgctaatgttttcttttacatctGTGCTTCTCTCAAGGTGTGTCATTTTCTGAGGTGAACACCAACCTGAGTCTGTGGGAGGCGGCTGTCGGCAGCTCCTACATGTGTAACAAGAAGCAGAACTTCACCATCACGAGCCTGCTCACCATCAACACCTTCAACCTGCAGGTGCAGCCGTTCGGAGTGAAGAAGGGTGTTTTCAGTACAGGTAGGTTCTTCTTTACagtctttaaaaacagactcTGCTCAACAAACTAGTTCTTATTAAGAGTAATGGGGGGAAATGGatctttgttgtgtttgaggCAACCAGATGAGTAGTATTTGTACCAGCACTAGAGCTGATTGTCGTTAGCTGATTTTATTCAGAATAGCTGTAGACTATATGTCTGATTATGTGATCATAATgccacattttaaatgcaattaattttcctaaaagaaaccaaaaaacgGAGAATACAGGTTTAAAACTGTATGCACTCAATTTTTCAGCCAATTACCCatataaatcatataaaaaagtattttgttgaAATTGTTAGTTACCACAATTGATAATCATTAGACAGTGATAAAATGTTGGCTAATTTACATCCccttaaagggtcagttcaccctaagatgaaaaaatacatatttttcctcgtACTGTAGTGCTTTATATCAGTCTACATTGCTttgctgtgagttgctgagtgttggagatatcagccgtagagatgtccgCCTTTCTCTCCAACATCgtagaactagatggcactcagcttgttgtgctcaaaatgctgaaaaaaacatttgaaagactCACCAGCAATGTCTCAcgtacagaaatcatgacctgattACTCGAGATAATCCACAGGAAACATCTGAATTATATGGGATAAATTGTCCATTTAAAATGAAGCAATAGCTGCTCATGGTCCCTCAATACAAGACAGCTGAATGTTTTTTAAGAGAGAAGAAAGTATCCAGTATTtcacaagaagaaaagaaagaaattacaacattttttaaaaaacattaaaataattttcagatttttttttcatgttttatttctgggAATATTTCCTGACCTGTAGTTTTGGAACCACCGGTTTAATTTcttgaaagagaaaatgacatttctcCCTGAAAAGGATGTCTGATTAATGTTCCTTCTCCTGCAGTGTGTCGTCATTTGTATAAAGTGCGTCTGTCGAGCCAAAGATGTTCATTCAAATATGCACAGTATTACGTGACACCTTAAACTGAAAAGTGTTGCGTTTTTCACAGCTGATGGCAGATAAAActgctgtcctgctgctgtgttgttACTCAGGAAATCACTGTTCCACCTGTTGACTGACTCTCTTTTTATCTGCAGCCCATGAATGTTCATTGGATGACACCAGCATCTTAATCCCAATCATTGTTGGCGCTGCTCTGGCTGGCTTGATTCTCATTGTAGTGATCGCTTACGTGATTGGTCGAAGAAAGACTTATGTTGGATATcagaccctttaaaaccagtgTGCAATCAACATCACGGGGTTCCCAAGCCTGGTCCTTCTGTTTCATGTGCAATTGTTTAATTGGCAAATGACTTAAAAATCCAAGAGTCAAAATCTAAACTGAAGTCtgctggggggaaaaaagagatgcAGGTTTGGAGTGATTGGTCGTTAACATGAAATGCACATGGAgcattttaatgataataagaGGAGTGAAACCCATGTAAAAATGGAGggtttggtgtttttctcaAGGACCAAACTTGACTTCCCCCaaagtttgttttccttttttgttgtttttctggatGTCTtgtcttcccttttttgttgtgtttttgttaacgAGCAAGTGCAAAATCCACacagctttattttaatttaaaggtatactatgcaggaattgtcagctactgtttttaaacagtattgacagcaaaagtgaaagacaacaaagtgtttttcttcagcAAAAAAGCAGCGTCAGGGCACTGTGATGCTAACCTTAACTTAGGGGACTTTTTCTTCACATATGCCGTCTCCTCATTGGGAACAGATGGAAAAAGATGCCGGTGCTGAGTAAAAAGCACTATGTGGACATAAGCCCTAAAATTAAACCCCAGATGCACTAAATTTGCGTTTTTCTTTTGGCGTTGTGTCTGTGAATTGTGTAGTCAGGTAACTAGTCACTGCCTTTTCACAAAATCACCTGTTACCTGCCCACTGTGAACAGGAATGTCCCGAACACAGacaatatgaagaaaataagaaaaatacaggcACAGGATACatgcagagtctctgcagataaatactcCACctcacacttctagtgggtcataagtaaTAACTGAGAGTGATTCTGTATGAGTCcataggttgtttttttttttttttaaagaaaatcctgCAAAGTATGCCTTCAAGTAATTACAATCACACAAAAAGTGACTTTCAATATACAATATAAGATTTCTTATATAGGTATAGTAATCTACATTTACAAAAGTCTCCAGACATTTATTTGTCATgcatttttggatgtgtcaCAGTTTAAACATGTTGGATCTCGCACTTGCTCTGCAGACATTcccttgttgttttcttttatcattatttaatcTTTGTGCACATTTTAGTTCCTTTTATGGTTTGACTTTTCATCCCCAAAATGATTCACATTGagacattaaataattttaaaggcACTACTTTCACAAATCAAAGAAAGATGGTCAAtcagctttctttctttgtttccagAAATGTATTACCAAGGACGGTCTACTTTATTCAGAAAGTAgtcaaggggaaaaaatgctttagCCCGTGTTTGCCCCTGTGGAGCAGGAGAAACATTGGAATTGTTGTCCTGATAATGTGGCTCCAATCGTGCCGAGAATGTGAAAGTGTTTGTTGATTAAGCATTAACAGACCTTTTTCATGGAGGACATTTGGACATTGAGCAGTAAAAGTCCAGGTGGAATAAATGACACTAACGATGGCTGATTTACAGAGAAACAGTCCTGGAACTGGCCGACGTCGTTCCTTTTattaattacacctgtgcttttcctgctgcacCACAACAAGATGTCTGCTGTTCTGAAAGGTCTCTTAAAATTTGCACAAACTCCAGTCAGAgaataatattaaaagaaagtttttggttttttttccccctcactcAATACATTTTTGGCATTAGGTTTAGAAAAGGGAGAGTTTTGTTGTGTAGATATTCACTTTCAGCACAGATAATTCTGAAACGAGgatacatacataaaaatgcACTAAGGCGCTCTTTAAGTTTTTTGCGTTATGTTGAGACCGTTGTCACATTATCTCACCTGTGTATAGGCGTGGGCTTGGCCTGAGCTCAGGGCTGCAGCTGGATCAGGGGACGTTAAAGACCCTGAAAACTTTGGTTCGAATCTTAAGTTCTCTGTAACATTTAGAATTCACGCATATAAAAAAGGTCCTGtttatgaagacattttgtttAGTCACTTATTTACTTTCTTACAGAGAGATACAtcagaagattgataccactgcCATCTCAATAAGCTTAGCTCAAAGACTGGAAGCAGTAAAAAGTCGGCCTGGATCTGAACAATGAAACAAATCATCTCATGCTGACTTAGCATGTTATATCAAGTTTGTGTCGAGTGGTATCGATCTCCttatctaactcttggcaagagaGCAAAAAGggtttttcccaaaaatgtcaaacagttcCTTTAAAAGCATATTTGCTCCATCAGGACCTTGTGAGTGTTGAGTGGCTTTGTTCAGCAGAAttgacagaacaaacaaacctcACACCTGTATTCGCGTTCTGGTTCAAAAGTtgttaggaaaataaaaacacttcagtGCGCAATATAATCTTGAGAAACACACAATATTGCTGGCagaaagttgtgtttttgtgtagtCAGAAACTGAAGTCAGGGACTCAGTGCAGGTTACAGTGATGCAACCAaatcgccagaataaatgttggcattttacgtttctgcaaaccacggaatATATTGTCATATGTAGCGGATTTGatgaattttacatttcaatttttaattttccgTTGTGAATGCTGAAAGCTTTGGATAATGTGTGGTTATGGATGGGGAAACAtcattttttggcttaaaatatcaaACACGACTGGAACTGTTCTGATGTCTCCTTTAGGTTTTGGtcatcttgtttaaaaaaatacccgGTTTGGTTCATGTCACAAACGTCtcatttaaaaatgctcagttttGGAGCCTCAAAGACAGCTGGAAATGTCGCTACGGCTTGTTTAAAAATTCCTGGATTTATCGCtacaaacacaaccacaaatgTTCCCGCGTCTAGTTTAAAATCACCTGTTTTGGCACTACAAACACAGTTGAAAATGTCCTGacgtgtcattaaaaaaatcaggttttgtcaccacaaacacagcCCGAATTCTCCAAAGGTCTCGTTAAAAATACCCAGTCTCGGTGCGTCGAACACAGCTGGAAGTGTCGCTGGTCTGGATCAGTGCTCTGCTGCTCATCCGAAGTGTCACGTCATCCaccatatttttcttttgatgagAAACTCAAACTCATGTAACCTGAAcaacgtcactttagaaatttTAACATAATAAAACGTGGAATGCCACATTTGCAGAACcgtacagtgccaacatttcaTTCTGTCAGGTGGGCTAAGAGATGCAGTTTCAGGGAGGGAGGCGAGCCCCagaatgtgtgtttctgttttgataGCGAGCCAATGTGACACGTGGTGGTAGCTGTGTATCGTTGCTTACTTGTAGCAGTGTTGTGTGCTGTCAGCGCCGCTCCAACGCCTCAGGACCGGAGCAAAGCAGGCAGTGCGCTACGCTGAACATGAGTAGAAATAGTTTTTAAGATGCTTGAATGTTGCTTCAGGACTTTGTACATGTGTATGAGAAATGGCTATGAATCAAATAAGAGCTTTGATTTTTTGCTTGTGATTGTGTATTTCAGCTTTGTACAAACTCAGTTGCCTTAATTAAAAAGATGGTTTTGCAGCACTTGCATAAATGTTTGTGACACATTTTCTCAATCATGACAGCTGTaccttgctttgttttgttcattcaatgactcactaaatactgttaaaaaaaatcttttctctaGTTGTTGACACTGCACACATGTTCAGCAAAGGGAATTTGTGCTGCAAAACCATCGTGTTAAATCATGATCTGTGTTATGTGGATACAAGTGATTTCATCTCCATTCACTCACGCTGTTAGCTGCAGTAAATTGGATCTCTGTTGTGTGTCAGACTGAAATAGAGCTTTTTAGTCTTTGAAGATTcatggaaataaaaatacattgctGCCTTGGACACCTGAGTAAATGTTTATTGCTTTTGCTGCTTTAAACACTTCCAAGTCCTTTAGGATGCTATGTCTTTCTTTCAGCCATTCGTGCCTTaatcattaatatatttttcatccttttgtccgatgtttaaaacattcacCTCTCTGCTTTCTTCACTCCCGTCTAGCTGAGGAATGCCAGGCTGATGGGGAGAGCTTCCTTGTTCCCATAATTGTCGGAGTTGCCCTGCTTGTTCTCATTCTTATCGTTCTGCTGGCCTTTTTCATcgggagaaagagaaacagggCCACCGGCTACGAGTCTTTCTAGTTAACCTCTCTTTGTTTAGATCTTAACACTCTTCAAAGTGTAGTCAGTGAATCGCTGCCTCTTTGCCTCGCTGCCTTTGACTAATTGTTGAAAAATTACCATCAtgtgttgtgttgatgtttCCATGTAGTGTTAAATGCTGTTGACTGACTGTGaaggaaaagtttgacattttgggaaatgtgcttGAGTTGAATGAGAAaaccactgtttttgttttttctgttaatatgacagttagcttagcacaaagactggacaTTGAGGGAAACAGCTGGCAGTTCTGtccaaaagtattaaaaatctGTCTACTAGCACGTTTACAAAAATGACTTACGAGACTTTCCACTCTCCACGTTCAGGGGCGGGTTCATTTGCGTTTCCTCTCTGGGTTTTCTGGGTGGAAATGGTCACTCGGCCATTAGCAAAAAGCAGTGACATACATGTATGTTAGAATGACAAGCGCTGATaatattaaacctttgaacccaaagCAAATCAGTTcaatttctttcgaaaacatgaggaaaaaagcaatgagcatattggcaaaaatgctccacaaattgcaagaaaatagaaaaaaaaaaggtaaactaTATAagtataattatttaaaattgtgttacagaattattacattttaaagcacttttatggttttttggtaattttcttgaagcTGAAAGGGATAATTCCAACTCTGCAGTGCAGTTGTAGAAGTCGCGTTCACAAAGTCAGAtcagtattttcactgcttggCATCGCTGTTAAACAGCCCTTTCTGTTCGGAAACTGAAGCCACTGTATCACTCCCTTCAAAGATATGTCTGTTTTGCCAGTACGGTGTCCTGGAGAGCtcaaacattttggttttataTAGCAGACAATTTACTCATACATTAGGAGTtggaattaaacatttttaaaacaagctAAAATCAAACAGTTTACACAGAACATGGGAAAGCTACTAAATTAtataaaacctcaaaaaaaaataataataatttaaagaaacagttctACTAGACTATACATGTTATTGGACTgaattgaaaaatataatatagataATAATTTCATGTTTGTGACACTGCAGGAGAATGAATTCACTGTTTAAAAGCTGCTTCGTGTTGAACAGATGTGGTTTAGAtcagcatttcccaaaatgtcagactACACCTTTGAGAATTTCTCATTCTGCCTGAATATTAAATTTCATAGAGACTAATCTAATAAGTAATAACTTGATTTCCTTTCTGTGCCGTTTAAATGTTTCCTCTAATCTACATCTGTgttgtcatttcctctttttgtagCCTCTGACCTCCCTTCTTGCTGCTGCGCCTCTTTTCTCTCAGCCTTTGTTGACTGTAAATATCCTCGATCTCTCAGACTGATGTTTCCTGCTGACTAAAACCACTAACgtgctttctgtctgtctgtctctctgtctgtctgtcagctgaGGAATGCTTCCTGGACTCTGATTTGAGCTTTTTGGTACCCATTGCAGTGGGCGTGGCGCTCAGCTTCCTAATCATCCTTGTGCTTATCTCTTATCTCATTGGCCGGAGGAAGAGTCGCACTGGCTACCAGTCTGTATAATCCACCCCGGCTGCTTCTGCCTCTCGCTCCTTCtcaacccttaaaaaaaaacactctccCTGCCCGTCAGTGCATCAGAAGCATCCTGAATTTCCTGCTCATTTCGCCTAAAAATAAGCTTATTTCTCGTACACAGTTTAAAATTGATCCCGGCAGTCTCCCCCaatggtttgtttttgctttgatgcCAATGACTGAATCGAGTACCAAAACATTTATGATCAATATTGCATCGTTTGATTGTAgattgcatgttttaaaaattaaatttctggctgtgattagccgtccacctcctcccccctgagagacctcctcctcctcctcctcctcctcctccccctcctcctcctcctcagagagGCCTTTTCCCCTCTCGGTCTCTGTGCTGTATAATAGTATCTGTGTAAATTACTCTCTTGTATAGAATGAATGACGTTGATTTTTGATGACGTGAATGTAACGAGCAAGCTCCACCCGTTCACACCCCGACTTTATTTTAACCTCCACCTGACATCAGATCAAACACCACCTGCTGCacacactcttagaaataaaggaaCTCTATCGGGTTCTTCAGCTTGTTCCCATAGAGGATGCTTCTTAGTTCCTCATAGAGCCTTTTATTTAGGTTCCAACTGGAACCCTTTTAGGGGGATACACCTAAAACTTAACACAAAGGGTAATGCCTTGAACCATCTGTGAAAGGTTCCACCATAACCCCCTATGAAAGATTCTATAGAGAACCTTCTGTGGTGTAATTGTTCCACCCAGGACCCTTTCTAGGGGTTCTATCCAAAACCTGTCCACCTTATAAGCATGCTAACAAGAACCCATCAGGAGGTTCTGTAGATTCCTCTTTTATATTCCAAGGGTGTCATCTAGAACCCACCCAGGGGATTCTACCAAGAACCCTGTCATAATCCTGAAGTTTAATCCGGAACCCACCCAGGAGATTCTATGGGGAACCCTTTTATGTTCCAAGGGTGTCATGTAGAACCCAGCCAGGAGCTTCCACCGAAAACCCTTTAATATTCCAAAGGCTTCATTTAGAACTGACCTAGAGGATTCTTTGGAGAACCATTtaatatttcaaggatttcatcTAGAACCTATCCAACTGACAACATTACCCATTGATCTCTCGTCTACTTATCATGGTTTTAGTTCTTAACAgatctctttgtttttcctaaaaaaccTTGAAGAACCcgttcttcaaaaaaaaaaaagagtccttCAGAAGCAGATGGTTCTGGGTAAAACCTCAGCCCTTCAGGATGAACCCTTTTGGt
Proteins encoded in this window:
- the lamp2 gene encoding lysosome-associated membrane glycoprotein 2 isoform X2, translating into MYRYAAFVLFLALGIAFQLSHGTEVKVTDKDNKLCLYAKLMVNFSVSYDRTDNTSAPAEFELPDKVTSDGSTCDTTSSNLKINFGEGHSWSMNFTMNGKVYQIDTITFSYNLSDATVFPKASSNETLSVFVKPHITDVDVNTCYSCNSKEMIESELVNQTLWDVLIQAFVTNNATSENITSCAADVPTTSVAPTTHATSTAAPVTNASSTTPPITTPTPPLPTPATGEYIVKSDENSTACLMANFGLQVTFKQAEMNLDPNGTKSSGSCGVNVSELVLESSTMTVILTFTNDTKKFRLHALNITGKTNSGVSFSEVNTNLSLWEAAVGSSYMCNKKQNFTITSLLTINTFNLQVQPFGVKKGVFSTAHECSLDDTSILIPIIVGAALAGLILIVVIAYVIGRRKTYVGYQTL
- the lamp2 gene encoding lysosome-associated membrane glycoprotein 2 isoform X1 encodes the protein MYRYAAFVLFLALGIAFQLSHGTEVKVTDKDNKLCLYAKLMVNFSVSYDRTDNTSAPAEFELPDKVTSDGSTCDTTSSNLKINFGEGHSWSMNFTMNGKVYQIDTITFSYNLSDATVFPKASSNETLSVFVKPHITDVDVNTCYSCNSKEMIESELVNQTLWDVLIQAFVTNNATSENITSCAADVPTTSVAPTTHATSTAAPVTNASSTTPPITTPTPPLPTPATGEYIVKSDENSTACLMANFGLQVTFKQAEMNLDPNGTKSSGSCGVNVSELVLESSTMTVILTFTNDTKKFRLHALNITGKTNSGVSFSEVNTNLSLWEAAVGSSYMCNKKQNFTITSLLTINTFNLQVQPFGVKKGVFSTAEECQADGESFLVPIIVGVALLVLILIVLLAFFIGRKRNRATGYESF